Below is a window of Microtus ochrogaster isolate Prairie Vole_2 chromosome 5, MicOch1.0, whole genome shotgun sequence DNA.
AGGGACCTGGATGAGTGGCTGTGTGCACTCTGTTATCCTAACGTCCCTGACTTTCCAGTTACCCTACTGTGGACCCAGTGAGGTGGATTATTACTTCTGTGACATGCCTGCCGTGTTACTGCTGGCCTGTGAGGACCCCTCTCTAGCACAGAAGGTAGGCTTTACGAATGTTGGTCTTTTatctctcatttgttttcttctcattgttGTGTCCTACACTCGAATTGGGATCTCCATCTTAAAAATCCGCTCaaaagaagggaggcagaaagcatTTTCCACCTGCAGTGCCCACCTCACTGCCATCATCTGTGTTTATGGACCAGTCATCGTCATCTACCTACAGCCCAATCCCAGTCCATTGCTTAGTGCAATTATTCAAGTTTTGAACAATCTTGTGACACCCACAATCAACCCAatgatctacagcctgaggaataaGGAAGTGAAAGCAGCCCTGAGACATGTATTTTTTAAGAAGTGTCTCagtcttgaaaataaatgaaaacatataaaatttgATGGAGGttggtcatttgtctatctgttgctttcattggttaattaataataaCTCCTTgacctttgataggacagaaaattaggtaggcggaatagacagaagagaatgctgggagaaagaagccaagtcaggcagttgccatgattcttccactccagacagacacaggttaagatcttccctggtaagccacctcgtgggctacacagattattagaaatggattagatcaatatgtaagagctagccaataagaggctggatctaatgggccaggcagtgcttaaaagaatacagtttcagtgtcattatttaggggcataagttagccaggcagccgggagctggggcggcagggaaGCGGCCTGCTACCCCTCTCT
It encodes the following:
- the LOC101988501 gene encoding putative olfactory receptor 10D4, producing MTNHTMVTEFTLLGIPETEGLEKVLLLLFSALYACALLGNFLILTAVISSQRLHTPMYFFLGNLSIFDLGFCSTTAPKMLSYLSGQGRGISFQGCVVQHFFYHCLGCTLCFLYTVMAYDRFVAICFPLRYTVIMNHRVCCALATGTWMSGCVHSVILTSLTFQLPYCGPSEVDYYFCDMPAVLLLACEDPSLAQKVGFTNVGLLSLICFLLIVVSYTRIGISILKIRSKEGRQKAFSTCSAHLTAIICVYGPVIVIYLQPNPSPLLSAIIQVLNNLVTPTINPMIYSLRNKEVKAALRHVFFKKCLSLENK